Proteins co-encoded in one Kutzneria chonburiensis genomic window:
- the nirB gene encoding nitrite reductase large subunit NirB, with amino-acid sequence MTRTLVVIGNGMVGHHLVRTLTERGGDWRIVVLAEEPRPAYDRVALSSYVDGWDADKLALAPVDVETRLGDKVVEIDRAARKVVTEQGFVQDYDAMVLATGSYPFVPPVPGHDGANCYVYRTIEDLDAIRAHSGAGSGVNGVVIGGGLLGLEAANALRLMGVRPQVVELAPRLMPLQVDEGGGALLRREILRLGLDVHCGVSVSSVGDDKVVLSDGSELPADIVVFSAGVRPRDDLARKFGLEVGERGGIVVDSACRTSDESIYAIGECACIDGRVYGLVAPGYSMAEVVADRLSGGSKEFPGADTSTKLKLLGVDVASFGDAHAASPGALEVVHNDPVSGSYKKIVVSDDAQTLLGGVLVGDASSYATLRAYVGRPLPADPGSLIAPAGVTNTALPDDAQVCSCHAVTKADIVAAIGTGCADVPSLKTCTKAGTGCGSCVPTLKQLLTSCGVEQSKALCEHFSQSRAELFEVIHATGIRTFSALIAEHGRGDGCDLCKPTVASILASLNSGHVLEGEQAALQDTNDHFLANLQRNGTYSVVPRIPGGEITPEKLMVIAEVAQDFGLYTKITGGQRIDLFGATVDQLPLIWRRLVDAGFESGHAYGKALRTVKSCVGSTWCRYGVQDSVGLAIDLELRYRGLRSPHKLKAGVSGCARECAEARSKDFGVIATEQGWNLYVGGNGGFTPRHADLLVSDVDTETLIATIDRFLMFYVRTADRLQRTSAWIEAMEGGLDHLRDVIVHDSLGIAADLESAMHAHVRDYADEWRGVLEDPVKLARFSSFVNAPGTPDPTISFREERGQRVPVQLGIPEVMAR; translated from the coding sequence ATGACGCGGACACTGGTCGTGATCGGCAACGGGATGGTCGGACACCACCTCGTGCGCACGCTCACCGAGCGCGGCGGCGACTGGCGGATCGTCGTGCTGGCCGAGGAGCCGCGTCCGGCCTACGACCGGGTGGCGCTGTCCTCCTACGTGGACGGCTGGGACGCCGACAAGCTCGCGCTGGCCCCGGTCGACGTGGAGACCCGGCTCGGCGACAAGGTCGTCGAGATCGACCGCGCGGCCCGCAAGGTCGTCACCGAGCAGGGCTTCGTCCAGGACTACGACGCCATGGTGCTGGCCACCGGCTCGTACCCGTTCGTGCCGCCGGTGCCCGGCCACGACGGCGCCAACTGCTACGTCTACCGCACGATCGAGGACCTGGACGCGATCCGCGCCCATAGTGGTGCGGGCAGTGGCGTGAACGGTGTGGTCATCGGTGGCGGCCTGCTCGGGCTGGAAGCCGCGAATGCCTTACGGCTCATGGGAGTTCGGCCGCAGGTGGTCGAGCTGGCTCCTCGCCTGATGCCGTTGCAGGTGGACGAGGGTGGCGGCGCGCTGCTGCGCCGGGAAATCCTTCGCCTCGGCCTCGATGTCCACTGTGGAGTGTCGGTCTCCTCGGTCGGTGACGACAAGGTCGTGCTCTCCGACGGCAGCGAACTTCCCGCCGACATCGTGGTTTTCTCGGCCGGCGTGCGGCCGCGTGACGATCTCGCCCGCAAGTTCGGGCTCGAGGTCGGCGAGCGCGGCGGCATCGTCGTCGACTCGGCCTGCCGCACCTCGGACGAGTCGATCTACGCCATCGGCGAGTGCGCCTGCATCGACGGCCGGGTGTACGGCCTCGTCGCCCCCGGCTACTCGATGGCCGAGGTCGTCGCCGACCGGCTTTCCGGTGGCAGCAAGGAGTTCCCGGGCGCCGACACCTCGACCAAGCTCAAGCTTCTCGGCGTCGACGTGGCGAGCTTCGGCGACGCGCACGCGGCATCGCCGGGTGCGCTCGAGGTCGTGCACAACGACCCGGTTTCCGGCTCGTACAAGAAGATCGTCGTCTCCGACGACGCACAGACGCTGCTCGGCGGCGTGCTCGTCGGCGACGCCAGCTCGTACGCCACGCTGCGCGCCTACGTCGGCCGCCCGCTGCCGGCCGACCCCGGCTCGCTGATCGCGCCGGCCGGCGTCACCAACACCGCGCTGCCCGACGACGCCCAGGTCTGCTCCTGCCACGCCGTGACGAAGGCCGACATCGTTGCGGCGATCGGCACCGGCTGCGCCGACGTGCCGTCGCTCAAGACGTGCACCAAGGCCGGCACCGGCTGCGGGTCCTGCGTGCCGACGCTCAAGCAGCTGCTGACCAGCTGCGGTGTCGAGCAGTCCAAGGCCCTGTGCGAGCACTTCAGCCAGTCACGGGCCGAGCTGTTCGAGGTCATCCACGCCACCGGCATCCGCACGTTCAGCGCCCTGATCGCCGAGCACGGACGCGGCGACGGCTGCGACCTGTGCAAGCCGACGGTGGCCTCCATCCTGGCCTCGCTCAACAGCGGGCACGTGCTCGAGGGCGAGCAGGCCGCGCTCCAGGACACCAACGACCACTTCCTGGCCAACCTCCAGCGCAACGGCACCTACTCGGTGGTGCCGCGCATCCCCGGCGGCGAGATCACCCCGGAGAAGCTGATGGTGATCGCCGAGGTGGCCCAGGACTTCGGGCTCTACACGAAGATCACCGGTGGCCAGCGCATCGACCTGTTCGGCGCGACCGTGGACCAGCTGCCGCTGATCTGGCGCCGCCTGGTCGACGCCGGCTTCGAGTCCGGCCACGCGTACGGAAAGGCCCTGCGCACGGTCAAGTCCTGCGTCGGCAGCACGTGGTGCCGCTACGGCGTGCAGGACTCGGTCGGGCTGGCCATCGACCTGGAGCTGCGCTACCGCGGCCTGCGCTCGCCGCACAAGCTCAAGGCCGGCGTCTCCGGCTGCGCCCGCGAGTGCGCCGAGGCGCGGAGCAAGGACTTCGGCGTGATCGCCACCGAGCAGGGCTGGAACCTGTACGTGGGCGGCAACGGCGGCTTCACGCCCCGGCACGCCGACCTGCTCGTGTCCGATGTGGACACCGAGACGCTGATCGCCACCATCGACCGGTTCCTGATGTTCTACGTGCGCACCGCCGACCGGTTGCAGCGCACGTCGGCGTGGATCGAGGCCATGGAGGGCGGCCTCGACCACCTGCGCGACGTGATCGTGCACGACAGCCTCGGCATCGCCGCCGACCTGGAGTCGGCCATGCACGCGCACGTGCGCGACTACGCCGACGAGTGGCGCGGCGTGCTGGAGGACCCGGTGAAGCTGGCGCGCTTCAGCTCGTTCGTCAACGCGCCCGGCACGCCCGACCCGACGATCTCTTTCCGCGAGGAGCGCGGCCAGCGCGTCCCCGTTCAGCTGGGAATTCCGGAGGTGATGGCCCGATGA
- the moeZ gene encoding adenylyltransferase/sulfurtransferase MoeZ: MPLPPLVEPAAELTKQEVERYSRHLIIPDVGVDGQKRLKNAKVLVVGAGGLGSPALLYLAAAGVGTLGIVEFDVVDESNLQRQVIHGQSDVGRPKAESARDSIAEINPFVKVNLHQTHLNSENALDIFRDYDLILDGTDNFATRYLVNDAAVLLGKPYVWGSIFRFEGQVSVFWDDAPNGQGLNYRDLYPEPPPPGMVPSCAEGGVLGVLCASIGSVMVTEAIKLLTGIGEPLLGRLMVYDALEMTYRTIKIRKDPETKPITELIDYEAFCGVVSDDARSAAAGHTITPLELKQKIDAGDDFLLVDVREPHEYEIVRIPGSVLIPKDRILSGAAFAELPQDKPLVLHCKSGARSAEALAALHQAGFKDAVHVGGGVLAWAREVDPSLPTY, translated from the coding sequence ATGCCGCTTCCGCCGCTCGTTGAGCCAGCCGCGGAGCTGACCAAACAAGAGGTCGAGCGCTACAGCCGCCACCTGATCATCCCGGATGTCGGGGTGGACGGGCAGAAGCGGCTGAAGAACGCCAAGGTGCTGGTGGTCGGCGCCGGCGGCCTCGGCAGCCCGGCGCTGCTGTACCTGGCCGCCGCCGGTGTCGGCACGCTGGGCATCGTGGAGTTCGACGTCGTCGACGAGTCCAACCTGCAGCGGCAGGTGATCCACGGGCAGTCCGACGTCGGACGGCCCAAGGCCGAGTCGGCCCGCGACTCGATCGCCGAGATCAACCCGTTCGTCAAGGTCAACCTGCACCAGACGCACCTGAACTCGGAGAACGCGCTCGACATCTTCCGCGACTACGACCTGATCCTGGACGGCACCGACAACTTCGCCACCAGGTACCTGGTCAACGACGCCGCGGTGCTGCTGGGCAAGCCCTACGTGTGGGGCTCGATCTTCCGGTTCGAGGGCCAGGTCAGCGTCTTCTGGGACGACGCGCCCAACGGCCAGGGGCTGAACTACCGCGACCTCTACCCGGAGCCGCCGCCTCCCGGCATGGTTCCCTCCTGCGCGGAGGGTGGCGTGCTGGGCGTGCTGTGCGCGTCCATCGGCTCGGTCATGGTGACCGAGGCGATCAAGCTGCTCACCGGCATCGGTGAGCCGCTGCTTGGCCGCCTCATGGTGTACGACGCGCTGGAGATGACCTACCGCACGATCAAGATCCGCAAGGATCCGGAGACCAAGCCGATCACCGAGCTGATCGACTACGAGGCGTTCTGCGGTGTCGTGTCCGACGACGCCCGGTCCGCCGCCGCCGGTCACACCATCACGCCGCTCGAGCTCAAGCAGAAGATCGACGCGGGTGACGACTTCCTGCTGGTCGACGTGCGGGAGCCGCACGAGTACGAGATCGTCAGGATCCCGGGCTCGGTGCTGATCCCCAAGGACCGGATCCTGTCCGGCGCGGCGTTCGCCGAGCTGCCGCAGGACAAGCCGCTGGTGCTGCACTGCAAGTCCGGCGCCCGGTCCGCGGAGGCGCTGGCCGCGCTGCACCAGGCCGGCTTCAAGGACGCCGTGCACGTCGGCGGTGGCGTGCTCGCGTGGGCCCGTGAGGTCGACCCGAGCCTGCCGACTTACTGA
- a CDS encoding alpha/beta fold hydrolase has protein sequence MTLHVHEFGPADGRPAVFLHGLTGHGGRWRLLAEQELPDFRVLAPDLRGHGNSTQLPPWTLDQNVIDVLDVLDTLGLDRVPLVGHSYGGATAMHLTARAPERVEKLALLDPSTGLAPERCFEIAVEECEPELWPSMDAARTDFAEMWSAMPAEAIELELSANFEQRPDGQWQRRYLPAMSVSAWSEMSRPPVLPPPSTRTLLLPATKADFVAPELVAALRDRLGDDLTVRAVDSGHVLYLEQPKEVGALLREFLCQA, from the coding sequence ATGACACTTCACGTCCACGAGTTCGGGCCTGCCGACGGCAGGCCCGCCGTGTTTCTGCACGGGTTGACCGGGCACGGCGGCCGGTGGCGGCTGCTGGCCGAGCAGGAGCTGCCCGATTTCCGTGTGCTGGCACCGGATCTGCGCGGTCACGGCAATTCGACGCAGCTGCCGCCGTGGACGTTGGACCAGAACGTCATCGACGTGCTGGACGTTCTGGACACCCTTGGCCTGGACCGAGTGCCGCTCGTCGGGCATTCGTACGGCGGCGCGACGGCGATGCACCTGACCGCTCGGGCACCCGAAAGGGTGGAGAAGCTGGCGCTGCTGGATCCGTCCACCGGGCTGGCGCCGGAGCGGTGTTTCGAGATCGCCGTCGAGGAGTGCGAACCCGAACTCTGGCCGTCGATGGACGCCGCGCGGACCGATTTCGCCGAGATGTGGTCGGCGATGCCGGCCGAGGCGATCGAGCTGGAGCTCTCGGCCAATTTCGAGCAGCGGCCGGACGGTCAGTGGCAGCGGCGGTACCTGCCGGCGATGTCCGTGTCGGCGTGGAGCGAGATGTCCCGGCCGCCGGTGCTGCCGCCACCAAGTACGCGGACGCTCCTGCTCCCCGCCACCAAAGCGGACTTCGTGGCGCCGGAACTCGTGGCCGCGCTGCGCGACCGGCTCGGCGACGACCTCACCGTGCGTGCGGTCGACAGCGGTCACGTGCTGTATCTGGAGCAGCCGAAGGAAGTCGGTGCGCTGCTGCGTGAGTTCCTCTGCCAGGCTTGA
- the nirD gene encoding nitrite reductase small subunit NirD — MTAVQERTWTTVCRVEDLLVGRGVAALLPAGDQVAVFRTRDGLHVLSNHDPFSCAAVLSRGIVGDRGGVPVVVSPVYKQAFELATGRCVDDADVAVATYPVEVWDGYVRVGSP; from the coding sequence ATGACCGCCGTACAGGAACGCACCTGGACCACCGTGTGCCGCGTCGAGGACCTGCTGGTCGGAAGGGGCGTCGCGGCCCTGCTGCCGGCCGGCGACCAGGTCGCGGTGTTCCGCACGCGGGACGGGCTACACGTATTGTCCAACCATGACCCGTTCAGCTGCGCCGCCGTCCTCTCCCGGGGCATCGTCGGCGACCGTGGCGGCGTGCCGGTTGTCGTCTCGCCCGTCTACAAGCAGGCGTTCGAGCTGGCCACCGGCCGCTGCGTCGACGATGCCGATGTCGCCGTCGCCACTTACCCGGTCGAGGTGTGGGACGGGTACGTCCGGGTGGGCTCACCGTGA
- a CDS encoding sirohydrochlorin chelatase, whose product MTLVLAAHGTQDPAGAVVVEEIADAVRRRLPGVPVEVAYVDVRSPSLTEVLSRVSGSAVVVPAFLAAGYHVRVDVPEQILLSGAESVTVTPALGPDDLVLDAVYDRLVAAGWERGAGVVLAAAGSSDSRAIADVHRAARRLSVLTGGLVQVGFITSAQPSVPEAVASAGPRVAIASWLLAPGLFHQRLADMGADLVSEPIGAHPRLVDLVVRRALSAGIVDLSTMLVAQ is encoded by the coding sequence ATGACGTTGGTGCTGGCCGCTCACGGCACTCAGGATCCGGCCGGCGCCGTCGTTGTGGAGGAGATCGCTGACGCCGTTCGCCGGCGGCTGCCCGGTGTGCCCGTCGAGGTCGCCTACGTCGACGTCCGGTCGCCTTCGCTGACCGAGGTGCTTTCCCGTGTTTCCGGATCTGCTGTCGTGGTGCCGGCGTTCCTCGCCGCCGGCTATCACGTGCGGGTCGACGTGCCGGAACAGATCTTGTTGTCCGGGGCCGAGTCCGTCACCGTGACCCCGGCTCTGGGCCCTGATGACCTGGTCCTCGATGCCGTCTACGACCGCCTCGTCGCCGCCGGCTGGGAGCGCGGCGCCGGCGTGGTGTTGGCCGCCGCCGGCTCGTCGGATTCCCGGGCCATCGCCGACGTGCATCGCGCCGCTCGGCGGCTGTCGGTGTTGACCGGCGGCCTGGTCCAGGTCGGTTTCATCACCTCCGCCCAGCCTTCGGTGCCGGAGGCAGTCGCTTCGGCTGGTCCTCGGGTCGCCATCGCGTCGTGGCTGCTGGCTCCCGGCCTGTTCCACCAGCGGCTCGCCGATATGGGCGCTGACCTGGTGTCCGAGCCCATCGGCGCGCATCCCCGCCTGGTCGACCTGGTGGTCCGCCGGGCGTTGTCCGCCGGAATAGTTGACCTCTCAACCATGTTGGTGGCACAGTAA
- a CDS encoding TIGR02569 family protein: MTTSPQPPPPHVCAAFGARGSEPELIDGGPIWRCGDAAIRPAPNPAEAAWVAQTLDAITVDNLRLGRPLRSTDGRWVVGGWSATRYLSGRAEPRHDEVVAVSVRLHGATDTLKRPRFLEARKDVFATADRAAWGEELVELDRDKGGRLFELVTASRVPIGLKSQVVHGDLFGNVLFDGKAAPALIDFNPFWRPPEWAAAVIVVDALAWGGADEGILKRWAHLAEWSQALVRALLFRLAVHALHPRSTLQSLRGLERATTQILDLV; this comes from the coding sequence GTGACGACCTCCCCGCAGCCTCCCCCGCCGCACGTGTGCGCGGCCTTCGGCGCGCGGGGCAGCGAGCCGGAGCTGATCGACGGCGGCCCGATCTGGCGCTGTGGCGACGCGGCGATCCGCCCGGCGCCCAACCCGGCGGAAGCGGCCTGGGTGGCGCAGACGCTGGACGCGATCACCGTGGACAACCTGCGGCTGGGCCGACCGCTGCGCTCGACGGACGGCCGCTGGGTCGTCGGCGGCTGGTCGGCCACCCGTTACCTGTCCGGCCGCGCCGAGCCCCGGCACGACGAGGTGGTTGCGGTCTCGGTGCGTCTGCACGGGGCCACCGACACCCTGAAGCGGCCGCGTTTTCTCGAAGCCCGCAAGGACGTCTTCGCCACCGCCGACCGCGCCGCCTGGGGCGAGGAACTGGTCGAGCTGGACCGCGACAAGGGCGGCCGCCTGTTCGAGCTGGTCACGGCGTCCCGGGTGCCGATCGGGCTGAAGTCCCAGGTGGTGCACGGCGACCTGTTCGGCAACGTGCTGTTCGACGGCAAGGCGGCGCCGGCGCTGATCGACTTCAACCCGTTCTGGCGGCCGCCGGAGTGGGCCGCGGCGGTGATCGTGGTCGACGCGCTGGCCTGGGGCGGCGCCGACGAGGGCATCCTCAAGCGCTGGGCGCACCTGGCGGAATGGTCGCAGGCCCTGGTCCGGGCGCTGCTGTTCCGGCTGGCCGTACACGCGCTGCACCCGCGCTCGACGCTCCAGTCGCTGCGCGGCCTTGAGCGGGCGACCACGCAGATCCTGGATCTGGTCTGA
- a CDS encoding chitinase: protein MKLTRRGLAALLTAGLVGTGALTTAVADASPAAVNPVTASPYIYLGAGWQPNVASTMSATGLKAFTIAFVLSNGGCTPVFDGGASAASNTINAVRKAGGDVIVSFGGWGGNKLGEHCSSVSALAGAYQKVITQYSLKAIDIDIEATEMSTHSVQDRVLGALKTVKANNPGLKVVVTMGTTTSGPDADGQRLIQQGKALGANVDVWSIMPFDFSSGGDMWAHTKSAAEGLKGQLKSAFGWTDAQAYSHLGISSMNGKTDNAGETVTLANFNSILSYAQTNHLARLTYWSANRDRACGSGGDGDTCSGVSQNANDFSKVIGKFTG from the coding sequence ATGAAGCTGACCCGACGCGGCCTGGCGGCCCTGCTCACCGCCGGCCTCGTGGGCACCGGGGCCCTGACCACCGCGGTCGCCGACGCGTCGCCGGCCGCGGTGAACCCGGTGACCGCATCGCCGTACATCTACCTGGGCGCGGGCTGGCAGCCCAACGTCGCCTCGACCATGTCGGCGACCGGCCTGAAGGCCTTCACCATCGCCTTCGTGCTGTCCAACGGTGGCTGTACGCCGGTGTTCGACGGCGGGGCGTCGGCCGCGTCGAACACGATCAACGCCGTGCGCAAGGCCGGCGGGGACGTGATCGTCTCCTTCGGCGGCTGGGGCGGCAACAAGCTCGGTGAGCACTGCTCGAGCGTGTCGGCGCTGGCCGGGGCCTACCAGAAGGTGATCACGCAGTACTCGTTGAAGGCCATCGACATCGACATCGAGGCCACCGAGATGAGCACCCATTCGGTGCAGGACCGGGTACTCGGCGCGCTGAAGACGGTGAAGGCCAACAATCCCGGCCTCAAGGTCGTGGTGACCATGGGCACCACCACCTCCGGTCCGGACGCCGACGGCCAGCGCCTGATCCAACAGGGCAAGGCGCTCGGCGCGAACGTGGACGTCTGGTCGATCATGCCGTTCGACTTCAGCAGCGGCGGCGACATGTGGGCGCACACCAAGTCCGCGGCCGAGGGTCTCAAGGGCCAGCTCAAGAGCGCGTTCGGCTGGACCGACGCGCAGGCCTACTCGCACCTGGGCATCTCGTCGATGAACGGCAAGACCGACAACGCCGGCGAGACCGTGACCCTGGCCAACTTCAACAGCATCCTGTCCTACGCGCAGACCAACCACCTGGCCCGGCTGACCTACTGGTCGGCCAACCGGGACCGGGCCTGCGGCTCCGGCGGCGACGGTGACACCTGCTCGGGTGTCTCCCAGAACGCCAACGACTTCAGCAAGGTGATCGGCAAGTTCACCGGCTGA
- a CDS encoding pirin family protein, which yields MPAVTADTLTLPRLPELPAATIEWRPVLKVVTAGKFLEGEGFQVRRPFPSADMALADPFLLLDHMGAVEYGPGEAKGAPWHPHRGFETVTYMIDGVFEHEDSTGGGGIITDGSTQWMTAGAGVLHSELPSQELIAKGGLFHGVQLWVNLPRSAKWTPPRYQDIGARDAALVASTDGGALVRVIAGDLDGHKGPGDTYTPIVYLHATLAAGAQLDMRWPTNFNAMVYVLSGRGTVGREDRPIAEGQLADFGYGEALTLRAASSQPSSAANAMDVLVLGGRPIREPVARYGPFVMNTKEEIYQAMDDYRAGRLATVQPQHLAHRSDADDL from the coding sequence ATGCCTGCTGTCACCGCCGACACCCTCACCCTGCCGCGGCTGCCCGAGCTGCCCGCCGCCACCATCGAGTGGCGGCCCGTGCTCAAGGTCGTCACCGCCGGCAAGTTCCTCGAGGGCGAGGGCTTCCAGGTCCGCCGGCCGTTCCCCAGCGCCGACATGGCGTTGGCCGATCCGTTCCTGCTGCTCGACCACATGGGGGCCGTCGAGTACGGGCCCGGCGAGGCCAAGGGCGCGCCGTGGCATCCGCACCGGGGGTTCGAGACCGTCACGTACATGATCGACGGCGTCTTCGAGCACGAGGACTCCACCGGCGGGGGCGGCATCATCACCGACGGCTCCACGCAGTGGATGACCGCCGGCGCCGGCGTGCTGCACAGCGAACTGCCGTCGCAGGAACTCATCGCCAAGGGTGGGCTTTTCCACGGCGTGCAGCTCTGGGTCAACCTGCCCCGGTCCGCCAAGTGGACCCCTCCCCGCTACCAGGACATCGGCGCCCGCGACGCCGCCCTCGTCGCGTCCACCGACGGCGGCGCGCTGGTCCGTGTCATCGCCGGTGACCTCGACGGGCACAAGGGTCCCGGAGACACCTACACCCCCATCGTCTACCTCCACGCCACCCTCGCCGCCGGCGCTCAGCTCGACATGCGGTGGCCCACCAACTTCAACGCCATGGTCTACGTGTTGTCCGGCCGTGGCACCGTCGGCCGCGAGGACCGGCCCATCGCCGAGGGCCAGCTCGCCGACTTCGGCTACGGCGAGGCGTTGACCCTCCGTGCCGCCTCGTCGCAGCCTTCCTCCGCCGCCAACGCCATGGACGTCCTCGTCCTCGGCGGCCGGCCGATCCGGGAGCCCGTGGCGCGGTACGGGCCGTTCGTGATGAACACCAAGGAGGAGATCTACCAGGCCATGGACGACTACCGGGCCGGCCGCCTGGCCACCGTGCAGCCCCAGCACCTCGCCCACCGCAGCGACGCCGACGACCTTTAG
- a CDS encoding MGMT family protein, producing the protein MDAEILDPVLVEQVRAVIARIPAGRVATYGDVADISRAPSARMVGRVLQNGHDLPWQRVLRANGTCAPHLADEQLSLLEAEGVPSVDGRVDLRKYRWEEAVPEPPDEPQLGLF; encoded by the coding sequence ATGGATGCCGAGATCCTCGACCCGGTGCTCGTCGAACAGGTGCGGGCGGTGATCGCCCGGATTCCCGCCGGGCGGGTCGCCACCTACGGCGATGTTGCTGACATCTCGCGGGCGCCGTCGGCCCGGATGGTCGGTCGGGTGTTGCAGAACGGGCACGACCTGCCGTGGCAGCGGGTGTTGCGGGCCAACGGGACGTGCGCGCCGCACCTGGCCGACGAGCAGCTCAGCCTGCTCGAAGCCGAGGGCGTTCCGTCCGTTGACGGCCGGGTCGACCTGCGGAAGTACCGTTGGGAGGAGGCGGTGCCCGAGCCGCCGGACGAGCCGCAGTTGGGACTGTTCTGA
- a CDS encoding uroporphyrinogen-III synthase: MTEVDPLAGYTIGVTAARRADELAALLVRRGASVQHAPAIRIVPLLDDAQLKVSTEQLMAQPVDIAVITTAIGFRGWIEAADGWGLGEDLIKHLEGADVLARGPKVRGAVRAAGLTEKWAPESESNAELLDYLLDHGVAGKRVVVQLHGEPLPDFVNALRDAGADVTEVSVYRWTAPADTNPLDRLLDAIVGRQVDALVFTSAPAVASTLARAKATGRREAVVSALRNDILVACVGTICAGPFAPYDVPCVIPERARIGALARSVAVELPARAQRIVFESAEVQVRGQAVIVNGDLRPIAPAPMAVLRALAEQPGHVVSRQRLMSVLQRDNTPVQEHAVETAIGRLRTALGQPKLVQTVVKRGYRLALEA; the protein is encoded by the coding sequence GTGACTGAGGTCGACCCGCTCGCCGGTTACACCATCGGCGTCACCGCCGCGAGACGGGCCGACGAACTGGCCGCGCTGCTGGTGCGGCGCGGCGCGTCCGTGCAGCACGCGCCGGCCATCCGTATCGTGCCGCTGTTGGACGACGCCCAGCTCAAGGTCAGCACCGAGCAGCTGATGGCCCAGCCGGTGGACATCGCCGTGATCACCACGGCGATCGGCTTCCGCGGCTGGATCGAGGCGGCCGACGGTTGGGGCCTGGGCGAGGACCTGATCAAGCACCTGGAGGGGGCCGACGTGCTGGCCCGCGGGCCGAAGGTGCGCGGTGCGGTGCGGGCGGCCGGGCTGACCGAGAAGTGGGCGCCCGAGTCGGAGAGCAACGCCGAGCTGCTGGACTACCTGCTGGACCACGGGGTCGCCGGCAAGCGGGTCGTGGTGCAGCTGCACGGCGAGCCGCTGCCCGACTTCGTCAACGCGCTGCGGGACGCCGGGGCCGACGTGACCGAGGTGTCGGTCTACCGGTGGACCGCGCCGGCCGACACCAACCCGTTGGACCGGCTGCTGGACGCCATCGTCGGACGGCAGGTGGACGCCCTGGTCTTCACCAGCGCGCCCGCTGTCGCCTCCACCCTGGCCCGGGCCAAGGCCACCGGCCGCCGCGAGGCGGTGGTTTCCGCGCTGCGCAACGACATTCTCGTCGCCTGCGTCGGCACGATCTGCGCCGGTCCATTCGCGCCGTACGACGTGCCCTGCGTGATCCCCGAGCGTGCCCGCATCGGCGCCCTGGCCCGGTCCGTCGCCGTCGAGCTGCCGGCCCGCGCCCAGCGAATTGTCTTTGAGAGCGCCGAGGTCCAGGTGCGGGGGCAGGCCGTGATCGTCAACGGCGACCTCCGGCCCATCGCCCCGGCGCCCATGGCCGTGCTGCGGGCGTTGGCCGAGCAGCCCGGGCATGTCGTGTCCCGGCAGCGGCTGATGAGCGTGCTGCAGCGGGACAACACGCCCGTGCAGGAGCATGCCGTCGAGACCGCCATCGGCCGGCTGCGGACCGCGCTGGGGCAGCCCAAGCTCGTGCAGACCGTGGTGAAACGCGGTTACCGGTTGGCCTTGGAGGCTTGA
- a CDS encoding FMN-binding negative transcriptional regulator yields the protein MYVPQHFAATADDVRELLANHGAADLVTSTADGLVATLLPFVYDPDRHALLGHVARNNDQWQRPALGEALVIVRGPDAHVSPAWYASKAEHGRVVPTWNYITAHVYGTLTVHDSPEWVEDVVRRLTARHESTWTVDDAPPAFVTGQLRAIVGVEVAISRVEAKLKLSQNRPAADIDGVVAGLRERGDSAIADAVERHRP from the coding sequence ATGTACGTGCCCCAGCATTTCGCCGCCACCGCTGACGATGTCCGTGAGCTGTTGGCCAATCACGGGGCCGCCGACCTGGTCACGTCCACCGCCGACGGCCTCGTCGCCACGCTGCTGCCGTTCGTCTACGACCCGGATCGGCATGCGTTGTTGGGGCATGTCGCCCGTAACAACGATCAGTGGCAGCGTCCCGCGCTGGGCGAGGCTCTGGTCATCGTGCGCGGGCCCGACGCCCACGTCTCGCCGGCCTGGTACGCCAGCAAGGCCGAGCACGGTCGTGTTGTGCCGACGTGGAACTACATCACCGCGCATGTGTACGGGACGCTCACCGTGCACGATTCTCCCGAGTGGGTCGAGGATGTCGTGCGGCGGCTGACCGCTCGGCACGAGTCGACGTGGACCGTCGACGACGCTCCTCCGGCATTCGTGACCGGGCAGCTGCGGGCGATCGTCGGCGTTGAGGTGGCGATCAGCCGTGTGGAGGCCAAGCTCAAGCTCAGCCAGAACCGCCCGGCCGCCGATATCGACGGAGTTGTTGCCGGGCTCAGGGAACGCGGCGATTCGGCGATCGCCGACGCGGTCGAGCGGCACCGGCCGTGA